The Pagrus major chromosome 1, Pma_NU_1.0 genome includes the window acagagagaaggacgACAGCAAATCCACTCGCTGCTGCAGTTAAACTCATATCTGCTCCTCTGATCTCTCTGTGAGGTttcagagacaataaaacatgtcagcagATAAAATAATGATGCACACAGGAGGTTTACAGTATCAGTCACATCAACAAACAATTCTACTTACAATGAAGACGGACGTCGTCTTGAAAGAAGCCGTTCCTCAGTTGTCAGTGAGCAGAAGACAGATATCATGCTCTTAAATGACtacatttccttcctctttaGCTTATTAACATACATGACGTGCCAAATGCCAGTCAACACCCACATCGTACTAAAGCTGTGTTGTCTTGCAAAGTATAAATTCAATAATAAATGCTGTATGGGATGCATTAAGTCACATTGTTGATTGTGATTGTAAATATTTACACCTGCCCTCTACAGTTGATCTCTATGTGCTCTGAGGCAGGATGTCACACAGTCTGCAGGTGTAGTGAAGGAACAGGAATGCATTGTACCTGTGAACCACGAGGCAGTTTGactgaagaggatgaagagcagagggtTCATTATAAAAGAGGATGGAGAATGACATGTGATTGATGTTTCTTggtttgtttcttctctgttcaCTCTGCAGTCAGGTTGCTGCTGTgtgcagagaaaagcagaacaCTGAGCTGTGAGAAACTCACACGTCTGTTAGTATTAACAACCCATgaacatgtaacacacacagttCAAGAAGACTGGTAGGATCTGATAAGGACACACAATGGTTTTTATTGACTTTGGCTCATTCAGGTGGTTCAGATTGATAAACTGTGCAGAGATGTCCAACATGTAGAAAAAAGTGTCACctaacatttgaaaaaaacacccaaacctcagaacacaacaaaactatctgcatggctaCATACCACTGAAGGTAAGAGAGAAAGTgtctttttgtaatttgggtgaactgaccctttaaagcagacagaggaggaagcacTCAGTGATGAAGCCTGAATGTGCCACACTTAAACTTTCCCACTAGAGGGCAGAGAAACATCAGAGATACTGAATAAGGAGCCTGAAACATTTTATCCTCCATCACTGaatgttacattacattcaaatttactttattttcacattttaggaCTAAAACTTCtttcattttgacttgtttacactggacatttaatttattaagcATCACAGGTagtgattaataataataataataataatacattttatttggaaGGCGCCTTTCTAGACACTCAAGGACACCGTacacaaatgagataaaagaaTACATCaagaataaacatcaatatcaataaatgaaaaaaataaataaaaaacacacaaaataagaacaattacAATAGATTGAAGGGCTGGGACAGGGCAATCAGAGGGAATAGGCAGttttaaacaggtgtgttttgagttgtgatTTGAAGTGGGGGAGTGATTCAATGTTTCTGAGTTGGGGTGGAAGTGAGTTCCAGAGGGCAGAGCGGCTGAATGCTCTGCTCCCCATGGTGGTGAGACGGGCGGaggggacagacaggtgtatggaggaggaggatctgagGGAGCGGGAGGGAGTGGGAACATGGAGGAGGTCTGACAGATATGGGGGGGCGAGGTTGTGAATGGCCTTGAATGTTACCAGGAGGACTTTGTATTGGATACGGAAATGAACCGGGAGCCAGTGGAGCCGCTGAAGGACAGGGGTGATGTGGTGGATAGAGGGGGTTCTTGTTATGATGCGGGCAGCTGAATTCTGGACCAGTTGAAGTTTATGGAGTGATTTGTGAGGGAGGCCAAAGAGTAGAGAGTcgcagtagtccaggcgggaggtGACAAGGCTGTGGACAAGGATGGCGGCAGTgtggggggtgagggaggggcgGAGGCGGTTGATGTTTCGTAGGTGGAAGTAGGCAGACCGGGTAATGTTATTGATATGGGATTGAAAGGATAGTGTACTGTCAAGGATGACACCCAGACTCTTAACCTGGGGGGAGGGTGAAACGGAGGAACTGTCAATAGTGAGTGAAAAGCTGTCGGTTTTGGATAGAGTGGATTTAGTGCCAATGAGGAGAAcctctgttttgttgctgtttagtttaaggaagttttgggtgaaccaggtttttatttcagagatgCAGTCGGTGAGGGAGGTGGGcgggagagaggatgaaggttTAGTGGTGAGGTAGAGCTGGGTGTCATCGGCATAGCAGTGCAAGTGAATGTTAAATTTGCGGAAGATGTTGCCGAGGGGAAGGAggtagatgatgaagaggaggggccCCAGGACAGAGCCCTGGGAGACACCTGAGGTgacagaggagggggtggatttGAGGGACTTGAGTTGGATGAATTGAGTGCGGCCAGAAAAGTAGGATGTGAACCAGTCCAGGGGAGTGTGGGTGATGCCAATGGAGGATAGCCTGCTGAGGAGGGTGGTGTGAGAGATGgtgtcaaaagctgcactcaggtcgaggaggatgaggatggtgaGGAGTCCAGAGTCAGATGCCATAAGTAGGTCGTTGGTGATTTTGATGAGTGCTGTTTCCGTGCTGTGGAGTGGGCGGAAACCGGACTGGAACTGTTCATACAGATTATTGTGGGATAGGTGAGAATGGAGCTGGGAGGCAACTGTTTTTTCAAGGATTTTTGAGATGAAGGGTAGATTGGAGATAGGACGGAGGTTGTCGAAGTTGGAGGGGTCGGCGCCAGGTTTTTTCACAATTGGGGTAATGGCAGCTGTTTTGAAGGGTGTAGGGACAGTTCCAGTGGTGAGGGAGGAGTGGATGATAGCAGAAATGAGGGGGGCCAGAGAAGGGAGGCAGGTTTTAACAAGTTGGGTGGGGAGGGGGTCCAATTGACAGGTGGATGGTTTGGATTTCCGGATGAGTTCTGAGATTTCTGAGAGAGTGGGGAGCTGGAAGGAGGAAAATGAGTGTGAGGGTGGGGGAAGGTCAGCTGAGGTGCTGGGGTGAGGCAGTGATCCAAGGTTCAGGTGGATGTTCTTGATTTTATCagtgaaaaatgacataatggCGTTGCAAAAGGAGGTTGTGTATAAGTGAGGGGGGAGAGAGTCCTGGGGTTTGGTGGTATTGTTGAGGAGGGAGAACAGTGACTTGGAGTTTCCTTCATTGGCAGTGATTAAACTGGAGTAGTAGTGGGTTTTGGTGCTGGCAATGGAGTCCTTATAGCGTAAGATGTGGTTattgtacatttctttgtgtataGTGAGACCAGTTTTTCTATGGAGACGTTCAAGTTGCCGACCTTTGCTTTTCATGAGACGAAGATCAGGGGTGAACCCATGGGGCGGAGACGGCGAAAGAGACCGATCTGTTTTTTAGCGGAGCAAGAGAATCTAAAATATTACGGAGTCCAGTGTTGTAATGAGAAACCAGATCATCGGGGGTGGACAGATTATGGATGTCAAGGTGGCAGAAGGACTGGCTGATTGAGTTCAGGAGTCCATAATTCAGAGTAGAGATCAAAAACTTTAACATATTACAACAAACTGTTCAGCTCAAAGGTTTATCATCAGGGTGTTGCATAAACTTGGACTTTTATTCTGGAAAGGCTTCACATTTATTGAACCTGGATCTACTCTGCTTCGTTCAATCACCCCACAAGAATTTAATCGAACCTAATGGAGATTTACCGCTCAAATATAAGTTCAGGTCCTCCTCAGTAAAAACTTTCTCTGTGCATCTTCATATCAGGAACATCCCAAATCATAATGTTCCATTAAACTGTTGAACATTTCATTCTTATGGACACAAAATGTGACAATGTGAGAAATAAGCCAAAGCTAAAGGACagatttgaatttaaatgttttgatatCTGGTGAACAAATAATAATCTcaaaaattaacagaaaaataattagtTTAAAGCTGATATTTAAAGGTTTTGCACACTAATGTTTCCACCTACAGAGCTGTCCAACAGTTCCTTCACTTGTTGTGGAAGCTGGCTGTTGATTTGACTCAGCAGCAGAAATAATTGGAAAATGTAACATCTGTCAAAGTGTTTTACTACTGGacttatgtttgtttttaatgtgtgacAATATAAACTGCACGTGAAGTAAAATGTGATGCTCTCAGCCCACTGTCTCACTTTGAACACACTTTATTGGCTTTGTCAGCCAGGACAGGTGAAAACCCAGAAGCTGATCAGAGatttttcaaatattatttattattctgcagaatttcaaaatacattttgtttaacAACTCATCAACTTCTATAATATAACTGACTGTTCAGGTAAAAATAAGCTCTCATAGTTGAAGCAGTAAGCTGATCTGAACAATAAATCATGTCTGACACCTCGACGTGATTCAGTTGAAGCTGCCGACTCCACATTCTTCTAAACTTCCTGCtacatgctgctgctgactgtctgtgctgctgcctcctacctgctgctgctactgaaaactgaacatgaaAACTTTTGGAGCTGAAGGTAAATGTGTCCACTTCCCCCACATCCTCCACAGCCTCGCTCTCCTCTGTGATGTTTCAATGTGGTACTTCTTTGTGTCCATCAGGTGAGTCCTGCCTCTGGTTCAGCTGCATCTGAAGAGAATCACACAAAACACGTGTAAAGTTTtagttgtgactgtgactgtgaatcTAAAGTCGGGATGTTTTATTCCATGCAGGAGTCTCTAACCTGACTGGACTTCACAGCAtgtcttcctgctgctctgtgtcttctgtctgtgctgcagtgaAGTCTGAGACGTCCTCATACGCAGGACAAGAGTCCAGCTGATGAGGAGAGATGACAAAATGAGGCTCAAAGGACCTCATTCATGAACCGGCATAAAATCAGATCAGCCAAGTTATTATAACTGTGATATAGAGGAAGTTTTGTCAAggtggcctctctctctctctctgtctcacctctgTCATCTCGACAGGTTCTTGTGGTTCAGTGGTGGAGCTCagagttttcttcttcctggtttgagtccaacaacaacaaatacaaaattcaaCACTGAGAAACTCATATCACTAAAACTAAATGAAgtctgaagaagaaaataaaagagcagaTGGATTCTGATTGTTTTACCTGATCCACAGATTCAGGACAAGAAGAGGAATCAGCATCAAGACCACCACAGTCACCCTGATGATGTTCATTATCATTGTTGAATTCActagaaacacacagagatatgTGATGAAAGTTAATAAATCACTTTTCCAGGTGATGCTGTCTgttaatcagtcagtcagagtcATCCACCTCTGACATGATGGAGGTTCCTCCCTGAACACAGCTACAGAAAAACTGTCTCTGAACGCAGacaggaaatgttgttttctttgcaccAGTTATGACTTGTTACATATTAACATGTTAATCTGGTCTGGTGCAgtaaacaggtgtgtgtgcaggtgaatGAGGATAACTCACCTGCCACAGTCAGATGTACGGtggttttatttcttcctcttctgttctgGGCTTCACAGGAATAATTCccactgtgttcagctctgaagtcagtGATGGTGAAGATCTGTCCTGATGTTTTTGGTGAGTCTTCATTCTTCTTGTACCAGGTGtagttagctgctgggttagcatcactgctacaggtcagagtcactgaactgccctccactatctcagcagagggactcagtgacacagagggaagctttggagcatctggaggagaaaacatgaacacatttcacatttaattttaaaattgcGGATGACTTTCAGATGAATAACAGATGAAATACAACAAGGAAATATTAATCATAAAGTAGGTGATTCAGTTTGATTCAACCCTTTGCAacatatattaaataaaactaGTGGCTGTCTTCTTAGGTTTGGTATAAAATTGCAAGATTTCATTTGTGACACAAGGTGAAAATTCTTCCACCATTTGTTCATATATTTTTAGTCCTCTTCCTACAATCCTAAAAATGTGGTCATGTTACCAAATCAAGACAGCAATTTTGTTTCCATCAAAATGTTTGTGGCAATACAAActagtatataatatataatataatatataagtaCTAAACATCATGTCTCAGAGACAGGGTTGATAACAGGACTCTGGCCACATTAGATGTTggatgtgtatttgtgtgtgggAGCATCTGAAACTTTAGAGCTGGTTTTCTGGATCAATGAACATCTGTGCAGATCTGGAAACAATTTGTACATAAAACATCATTTCATTATCTACTGTAGCTGCTCAgtgaacaacagcagcagactgtgaaGGTCAAAcaggcagagctggagaaagTGCACGATCAGCAAAACACCTGACTGGGTGATAAGGTTTTAAAAAGTTGTCATTAGTGGTTTAGTGCTTTTTAAACAAGCTGCATTTTACTCACATGTCACATTAATAGAGATGTATTCAGACGTCCTCCTCCCCAGCTCGTTCTCAGCTGTACAGTGATACTCTCCAGAGTCAGAGGactggatggagctgaagacaagctgtgtttttttactgagaggttgaaggtctggatctccattcttcttgtaccaggtgtaagtagctgctgggttagcatcactgctacaggtcagagtcactgaactgccctccagtatctcagcagagggactcactgacactgagggactcactgacacagagggacgTATCGGAGCATCTGGAGGAGAAAAGATTGACATTTTTAGATTCAATTTTAATATGTGTGTCGGCAATGGAGGTCCATGTAAGAAATAGACAGACATCAGAAATACCAAACTAATTAATCTTACTTCAACCTAATCAATATAAATCCAAATGCACATAAACATCACAGACAAAATGTCTTGCAGTTCATCAGTGATCAAGGAAATGATCCTGGTTCAGTGTCTTTGGACACTTTCATGTTACTGATGAACTCTAGTAGGTAAGTAAGCTAAAGGTGTGCATACTAACACTCAAAACACAAGTTAGACTAACAACTTGTAACTCCTCACATCTGAACAATCATATGACTACATTCTGTTCACTCTTGGATGGACCAGACTTAAAAAAGTCCTtgaataaaagtgtttttgcatgtttaagTGTCAACTAAAGATACAGACAGATCTTGTTGGACTAAATTTCCACTGTGATCTGTTATTTTACGGCTTAATTTGGAgtgaagacacaaaaaatacatatttattcaACAAGTCTAGAATCTTAGTGCAGCTATTTGGTTGTCGACCACTTCTGCACAACAAATCACCAAATACCACTGAGTTACATTAACATGTTAAAGGCTCCCTGAGATGGAACAGAAAGTAAACTCACACACTGGAGGAGATGGGAACTTCTCACAACCTCTGACAGCACAGGTGTACTTGTCTGCATGACCACCGTCACCTGGATAGCGATACCAGGAATTTTCATGGATTTTCTCTCCATTCTTGAACCAGATGAAGGAAGTGGGACCATAACAACTGCTGACACACATCAGGGAAGTGGTTGAAAGTGATCGATGCACCTGCACCTTGGGAGGCTCTGTAACTATGTGCATAATGAACAACAATGTCAATTATGTTCATGAATACATACATAAGATgtatacaaacatttacagtgatTTCAAGAAATTAAACACTTTGaactaaattaataaatattcagCTGAAAATGTTACCTGTGACAGACAAAGTGACTCCAGGTGAACCAGTATATTTCCCACGTTCTTGGTCTGTAATGAATCTGAACGTGTACTTAGCTGAGtcgctctctctcaggtgtgtgaTTCTCAGAGTGCAGTCGTTGTTACTACAGATATACTGCACACGACCTGAATACTCTGGGTCTGTTTTCAGATCCACCGGTTCATTTCTATTCATTTTAGCAAACCAGAATGCTTTCACAACTGTAGTATAACCGGAAAGTGTTCTGGGTGGGTATCTGTAGGTGCATCTTATGTCCACTGTTGATCCTTTTAAGGCACAGATCTCAGTAGACCTGTAAGTCACTCCCCAGCCATACTGACCCTGTATCACTGTAACACAGagcacatcagaaaacacaatgaaactgAATAACTTCAGTTAACAATCAGTTAATAAGACAAAGGTGAGCATACCACCAATATGATGTGGGGGAAAGGTAACATGGACATGCTTCAAAATCCTCGATTATCAGACTAATTACTGTCATAAAAAGTTCTTAATCATGCGTCAACAAAAAGTCCTCCacacagaaaattaataaaaacatgttttacacacTTTTCTGAGATGCTGAAGAATAGTTGTATGAAATACTCATGTTACCCCACCCAcatgtttttgggtttttttggacTTCATACGGCTTTATTGATAGAGCAGCTGAagacatgacaggaaacaggatgagagagaggggaagcgACACGCAGCAGGgagccccaggccgggactcgAACCCGGGGCCACTGTGGCGAGGACagagcctctgtacatgggacgccagctccaccaactgagctaaacagcgcCGCCACACACATGTTAACTTCCCTTTAATAGGCACTTTCTAACTaatgctttaaataaataacacttcaTGACTTTTGTATGTTATTTCTGAATTACACCAggatgaacacaaacaaaggaAGAGTGGAAGATGTGAACATGCTTTCTACAGTTAAACTCAACGTGCACCCAGTCTGAAGGTGCAGTGAAGTGAACAGGAAGGTATTGAACCTGTGACCTTTAATGCAGTTTACTGACCAGGATAAGAGaagaaatattatttattagagTCTGTGCTGTTCTTGGTCAGTTCTCTCTGTTCACTCTGTGGTCAGGATGCTGCTGAGTTAAGtgtgaaaactaaaaataaaagcagaacacTGAGGTGTGTGAAACTGCTTCAAGCAGCGATGATGTAATGATAAGCTGTCAGCATATAGCATGGAAACATCACACTGACGTCAGACAGCACAAACAGAACTAGCAGGCAGTGGTGCAGATGTACGATCATATACAAGAAGTACAGTCAGTTTTTGGGGTTTTACTGTGAGAACAATATCCCTCCAAAAAA containing:
- the LOC141004348 gene encoding B-cell receptor CD22-like; its protein translation is MSLTAAASGFVVVLLSVSVIQGQYGWGVTYRSTEICALKGSTVDIRCTYRYPPRTLSGYTTVVKAFWFAKMNRNEPVDLKTDPEYSGRVQYICSNNDCTLRITHLRESDSAKYTFRFITDQERGKYTGSPGVTLSVTVTEPPKVQVHRSLSTTSLMCVSSCYGPTSFIWFKNGEKIHENSWYRYPGDGGHADKYTCAVRGCEKFPSPPVYAPIRPSVSVSPSVSVSPSAEILEGSSVTLTCSSDANPAATYTWYKKNGDPDLQPLSKKTQLVFSSIQSSDSGEYHCTAENELGRRTSEYISINVTYAPKLPSVSLSPSAEIVEGSSVTLTCSSDANPAANYTWYKKNEDSPKTSGQIFTITDFRAEHSGNYSCEAQNRRGRNKTTVHLTVAVNSTMIMNIIRVTVVVLMLIPLLVLNLWIRKKKTLSSTTEPQEPVEMTELDSCPAYEDVSDFTAAQTEDTEQQEDML